A window from Flavobacterium gyeonganense encodes these proteins:
- a CDS encoding malate:quinone oxidoreductase, with protein sequence MPDNTIRSNSDVVLIGAGIMSATLGVILKELQPDIKIEIYERLDVAAAESSDAWNNAGTGHSAFCELNYTPEKADGSVDPKKAISIAEAFEVSRQFWSYLVQQNKVPSPENFIKSVPHMSFVWGEKNVKYLQTRFEALQKNPLFSEMLFSTDFEQLKQWMPLVMEGREPDEKLAATTMAIGTDVNFGALTRSMFNYLEKLDGVSLYFNHEVRKLKQLENKSWRIKITDLGSGEKRKAYTKFVFIGAGGGSLPLLEKANVPEGDGYGGFPVSGQWLKCTNPEVIAKHQAKVYGKASVGAPPMSVPHIDTRVIDGEKALLFGPFAGFSTRFLKNGSYLDLPLSIKANNLIPMLSAGYNNIPLTKYLIEQVRQSPKDRIKALREYLPTARSKDWVLEKAGQRVQVIKKGENGGGVLEFGTEVINTQDGTLAVLLGASPGASTAVSIMVDLIGRCFKEQINTPEWEAKLKNMIPSYKQTLNDKPELLEQIRKQTAEVLKLNRN encoded by the coding sequence ATGCCTGACAATACAATACGTTCCAATAGTGATGTAGTGCTTATTGGTGCTGGAATTATGAGTGCTACACTCGGAGTAATTTTGAAAGAATTACAACCTGATATAAAGATTGAAATTTACGAAAGACTGGATGTTGCCGCAGCTGAAAGTTCAGATGCCTGGAATAATGCAGGAACAGGACATTCTGCTTTTTGTGAATTAAATTACACTCCTGAAAAAGCCGATGGCTCTGTAGATCCTAAAAAAGCCATTAGCATCGCCGAAGCTTTTGAGGTTTCACGACAGTTTTGGTCTTATTTAGTACAGCAAAACAAGGTGCCTTCACCTGAAAATTTTATTAAAAGTGTACCTCATATGAGTTTTGTATGGGGTGAAAAAAATGTAAAATACCTTCAAACCCGTTTTGAGGCTTTACAAAAAAATCCATTATTTTCTGAAATGCTTTTTAGTACCGACTTTGAGCAATTAAAACAATGGATGCCATTAGTTATGGAAGGAAGAGAGCCTGACGAAAAACTGGCTGCTACTACAATGGCAATTGGTACAGATGTGAATTTTGGTGCTTTGACAAGGAGCATGTTTAATTATCTGGAAAAATTAGACGGTGTTTCTTTATATTTTAATCATGAAGTTAGAAAGTTAAAACAGCTTGAGAATAAATCATGGAGAATTAAAATAACAGATTTAGGTTCTGGTGAAAAAAGAAAGGCTTACACGAAATTTGTATTTATTGGTGCCGGAGGAGGTTCATTGCCATTGTTAGAAAAAGCAAATGTACCGGAAGGAGACGGTTATGGAGGTTTTCCTGTAAGCGGTCAGTGGTTAAAATGTACAAATCCTGAAGTTATTGCAAAACATCAGGCGAAAGTTTACGGAAAAGCAAGTGTAGGAGCTCCTCCAATGTCTGTTCCGCACATTGATACGCGTGTAATCGATGGCGAAAAAGCATTGCTTTTTGGCCCTTTTGCTGGTTTCTCAACCCGTTTCTTAAAAAACGGATCCTATTTAGATTTGCCATTATCTATTAAGGCAAACAACCTGATCCCAATGTTATCTGCGGGCTATAACAATATTCCTTTAACAAAATATTTAATAGAACAGGTTCGTCAGTCTCCGAAAGACAGAATAAAAGCTTTACGCGAATATTTGCCAACTGCAAGATCTAAAGACTGGGTTTTGGAAAAAGCAGGTCAGCGGGTTCAGGTGATCAAAAAAGGTGAAAATGGTGGTGGCGTTTTAGAATTTGGAACCGAAGTAATCAATACCCAAGACGGAACACTGGCTGTTTTATTAGGGGCATCGCCGGGAGCTTCTACCGCAGTTTCTATTATGGTTGATTTAATTGGAAGATGTTTTAAAGAGCAGATAAATACACCGGAGTGGGAAGCAAAACTGAAAAACATGATTCCTTCTTACAAACAGACTTTAAATGACAAGCCCGAGTTGTTAGAACAAATTAGAAAACAAACAGCTGAAGTTTTAAAACTGAACAGAAATTAA